A region of the Rhodothermus sp. genome:
GCTCATCTACAGTCGTCTGAACAACCCGGACCTGGAGATTCTGGAAGACCGTCTCACGCTCTGGGATGATGCCGAAGAGGCGGCTGTCTTCGAAAGCGGCATGGCGGCGATCTTTGTTTCCCTGCTTACGTTTCTTCGACCGGGCGACGTGGTACTGCACAGTGAGCCGATCTACGGGGGGACCGACTACCTGATGAAGCATATTCTGCCCGAATGGGGCGTTGAGCCGGTAGGTTTTATGGCAGGTACGTCGGAAGACGAAGTGCGGGCGCTGATCGAAACAAAAGGCATCGGTGAGCGGCTGCGCGTGCTCTACGTGGAAACCCCGGCCAACCCCACGAACCGACTGGTGGACCTGGAAGCGTGTGCTCGCATAGCCCGAGATTACGGCCGTTCGGATCGCCCCGTGCTGGTCATGGTGGACAACACGTTTCTGGGACCGCTCTGGCAGCACCCGCTCAAGCACGGTGCCCATGTGGTGCTCTATTCAGCGACAAAGTACATTGGCGGGCACAGCGATGTCATCGCCGGGGCTGCGCTGGGTAGCAGTGAACTCATCAAAGCCATCAAGGCCACGCGCACCTTTACGGGCTCCATGGCCGGCCCCTGGACCGGCTGGCTCCTTATGCGAAGTCTGGAGACCCTTAAAATTCGCATGGAAAAGCAGGCCCGCAATGCCCGGCGTGTGGCGGACTTTCTGGTCGCGCATCCCAAAGTGGAGCGCGTCTACTACCTGGGCCACCTGAAAGAAAGCGATCCACAATACGAAATCTTTAAACGGCAGTGCA
Encoded here:
- a CDS encoding cystathionine gamma-synthase family protein; translated protein: MPRKPKPKWPAEINGHRLHPESLMMSYGYRPDWSEGALKCPIFQTSTFVFQSAEEGKRFFELAYGLREPQRAEQLGLIYSRLNNPDLEILEDRLTLWDDAEEAAVFESGMAAIFVSLLTFLRPGDVVLHSEPIYGGTDYLMKHILPEWGVEPVGFMAGTSEDEVRALIETKGIGERLRVLYVETPANPTNRLVDLEACARIARDYGRSDRPVLVMVDNTFLGPLWQHPLKHGAHVVLYSATKYIGGHSDVIAGAALGSSELIKAIKATRTFTGSMAGPWTGWLLMRSLETLKIRMEKQARNARRVADFLVAHPKVERVYYLGHLKESDPQYEIFKRQCKSPGAMISFEIRGGEAEAFRFLNSLQLVKLAVSLGSTESLAEHPATMTHSDVPPEEQRRIGIRENLIRLSVGIEHPADLILDLEQAL